In Candidatus Methylacidiphilales bacterium, the sequence GGAACTCATCAATCGAACCCGCGAAGTCCTGATCTCCGCCAAAGGGCGATCTTCCCAGCCAGAACTCCACAAAGTTGATGTTGGACACGTTCTTGCCGCCCAGCGATGTCGTAACCGGTGAGCCGAGAGAACCGCCCACCGGGGCGATGTACAGCGACTGGGTATTACCCGCCGCGTCATACACGCAGGCAAAATAATACTTCGTGCCGGTGGAAACCAGCGGCCCAACGGCGACCTGCTGCGAGCTTCCGGTGGCAAGGAAATCCACGCGGCCATGGCCGTCATTTCCCTCGGAGGAAGTCAGTCCAAGGAAGGAACTCGTGTCCGTGTTCCCCGGGAAAAAGACCTTCTCCCAATTCGCAATCGCGCTCTCGGTAAACCAACCTTCGAAGCTGGCGCTGGTCAGCCCGCTCAAGACCGACGTCGGCAGCGAACCATACGCAGTCCCATTGCTACCGCCGGACAACTGCAACGCGCCGCCGCTGATGCTGGCGCTTCCGTTCAGCGTACCATTGGCCGTCCCAACGCTGTCATTGAAGTTGCCCGCGTTGAACGTGTATTTGTGGGTCAACGTCGCAGCACTGGAGGTGGGCAGCGAATAAACCCGCACCCAGTCAACCAGGAAAGTGGAGTTGTTGACCATCCCTTTCAGCGGCCAGCCGCCGCCGAGCGCGTAATCGATCATGACATAAAACGGGGCCGTCACATAGGCAGTCGGGGTTGGTATCTGGTTGACTTGAACGCCGTCAATATACCAGGTGAAATAATCAGGAGCGACCTTGCAACCGTAAATGTGATAGGCCTGCCATGGCTTGGAACCGTCCGGCATAGGGGTTTGGGCTGAATGAAGAGCGGTGGGCGGCTCGGATTGGGAGCCATCGGCATTCCAGTTGTGCGTGTTTTCCGCAATAAGGCCCGGAGAATCGTCATGGCTGACGCCATACCACTCGAAGATGTCAACTTCCACCCCCTTCGAGCCCGTGCCCCAGTTGGTGGTTCCCAGCCAAAAGCCGGGCCATGCGCCCGATGCGGAGTCCGGCATTTTGCATCTGATTTCAAAGTAGCCGTATTGCTGGGAAAAACCCGCCCGGGTGGTATCCACCGATGAGAGATTGCCCGAATGCCACTTGCCCAACGCAGTGACAGTTACAAGCTCCGTGCTGCCGGACTTCATACCCACGGGGCCAAAGGTCAAAAAATCCAAGTCATGGAAGTTGCCGTCATACCACACCGCATCCCGGTTGATAATGGCGCTCGTGGTGATGATTTGTGGGTAGCCGCAGTCGTACTCCGCGTCACCACCGGCGGTTTCATAGGTCATCAGGAAATAATCGTGATTGGCGGCCAAGGTCACGGGAGTCGTCAGATTCGCATAGGCAAAAGCGCCCGCAGGCTGGCCGGCAGTGTTGACACTCGCCGAGCCATTGGGCACATCTACTCCGTTGGATGCATCTATCAGTTTGACAACATGGCTCTGCGAGTTGCCCGAGATAACCCAGCGTCCCACGCTGTTGATGACCACGGGGCTCCCGCCAGTCGTGAATCTAAACCCCTCCCAGCCGGTCCAACTCGTTCTTGACGCCACATCGTTCGTGTTAATCCACGCCTTGTCTGTGAGAATGCCGCCATTGGCGGTGAAGGCGGCCGTGTCCCATACCGAGTCGGAATAACCGCCGGACGAACCGTAGGGCGGCCAGTAGTACCAGGTTGTGGAACCCTTGGGAGAATTACTGGTGACGCTGACGCTGTTAAACTCATCGGCAAAACTCAATGTGTAACCAGTGAGGTCGATGTCGGACTGCGCCTGGACATTGGCGACGGGAGTGAAAAAGGCCGCCAGGGCCAGGATGGCAAGGATACAAGTTTGGATGAGGGTTGTTCTTATTTTCATGTTAGTGTTCATGCTCCTTATTGTTATGATCGCTTTACTGGCTACAGGTTCAGGCAAAAAAAATATTAGAATGGGATTACCGGACATAGCTCCGCTTATTCTTGGGTAAGCACATTCCTCTCGTTCCCATTGATCTTGTTTTTCCATCAATCTAATTGCACCCGAAAGAAATCAGGCGCGCTTTTGCTTTTAACGTCAACGAAGGCTCTGGCAATTTACAGTGGCATTGCGCCACATCCTCCCGGCGGGCAACATGCAACCCATCTCAAAAGTCCGCTGCTGCGAACAATTCAAACTTCTAAATTCTGACTACTATCTTCTGTCTTCCGGCCTCTTTCTTCTGATCTCAGGCCTCCGTCCTTTCCCCTCACGCTTTGCGGGCGCTGAATCTCCGCAAGACAATGAGCAGCCCCAACCCGCCCAGCAGCATCGCATAGGCGGAAGGTTCGGGAACAGTGGTCAGGCTGAAGTTGTCGAATACAGCCGTGCCTGGATTGAGGTTGCCGTCGTTATACCCCCCCTCGGCGAGGCCGACATCGAGAGTGGCAGGGAGGTCGGCGCGCGTCACTGAGTTGCCAAACTGAGTGTAAGTGGAACCGCCGTCCGAAGAGAGATAGGCCGTGAAAACACTACCCACGCGCGTTATCTCTAAATAGTTACTTGCGCCTGGAGCCACCGAACCGCTGGGATTCTGATCGCTCTGGCTGCCGCCGACGACACTCCGGACGTAGTTATGGTTGGCCTGCTGCTCGCCGAGCCAGAAGTAATTCGCATTCGCGGGCACGTTGACACCTGTTAGCAAGGTTGGATCGGCTGCCATGAGGCCGGCACAAGAGTAATTGAGTGTGGTGTTGCTAACTAAATTCACCGTCGCGGTGAAGTCACCGGTCACGCTCATATAGAGCAGGTGCGCGGTGTTCTGGTTGCCTTCGAAATGTCCACCCACGTCAGTAATTGTAAGTTGGCCCGGGTTGGCGGTGGTGTTAAATGTGGAATTAATGTTGGTACTGGAGGTAACAGTAGTACCATTAGTATCACCAGTAACGGCATAGGCGCCGGTCCAGATCGTGCCCGCAACATTCCCACCGGTGTAGTCGTGGCTAACACTAAAGTTATCTACAATCTGCGCGGAGAGCGTGTAGGCAGAAAAAAATGCGCAACCCATCAGCAGCGCGCTCAAAGACCGAAAACAGCGAAGCCAAAGATTGCTCCTGCTCAACCCCAATGTACTGGGTATTGGTTTCATATGTTTTTGGGATATCACCATTGCTCAAAACAGTCCAGAAGCAGACGTCCGAACGTTCGGTTCCAAACGAAACTATACTAACCAGCATATTCCATACTCATTTCAATGGCCAACCTGTTAGCGCCGGAACGCAACAGCGGAAGGACACGCACTGGGCCTATGCAGGTTATTGCTTCAGAGCTCGATACATTTTTCATGCTCCACACTCTGGACGTTTGCTCACTATGCCTGTCGGAGTCTGCGGTTCCACCTGAGTTTCAAGTCCCAGATTTTCCATCTGTGATTATCTGCGAAATCCGCGGTTAAACCCCTGCTCGTTTTAATCTTCATTCTCAGCGTTCTCAGCACCTTCCAGACCTCCATACCTTTGGCGTCGGAGGTTGCGGTCAATGATCCGGCTTCGGAATCAACAGCGTGCGTCCGGGATGCCACGAGCCGCGAATGGCTGTATTTTTGGCAACCTTCGGTATGCCAAACTGGCGGCTGTGCATGAGAGAAACTATCAGTTCCACTGTGGTTGCGCCTATCTCCCTTCGATTGGAAAAGATTCCCGCCCAGTCGCTCACATCATCGTCGGTGGCAAGGTGAACGACTCCGACGTCCTCGGGAACACGATACCCGGCTTCCTCCACACAGGCCACGATCCGATTGCTATGGCAGGCGATTACGTCGGGTTTGTAACGGGACAACCAGACCGCAATTTGCTTTTTCGACAAGGGCCAGTGCATCTCATTTTCCCCGGGATAAAACAGGGGCGGAATCTTGTCGAGTTTCGGAGTCATCGTCTGGAAATAGTGCGCTGCGGCACGGATGGAGCGGGACGAACTACGATCCATATATTCCGAAAGACAGACTCCGATACGCCGATAGCCGCAGCGTTTCACCATTTTGAGCGCGAGGAGAAGGTGGTAAAAAGTATCGCCCATAACCCGGTGAAGACTGGGTACGAGCATATCTCCTCCGAAACTGACGCCAGCCAGATGATCCCAATTGAGCCGGAAATGTCTGACAGGAGGGGTGAGGATGACTCCTTCGATGCCGCGCTGGTCAATAATCCGGCTCATGCGCGCCATGTTCATGCCGGGTTCTTGCAGCCAGAGCTCCTCAAGATAATAGCCGAGTTGCGTGGCGCGTTCGCGCGCGCCTGCCAGATAAGGCGACATGAATTTGTATTTGTGCCAGGAGTCCATTTCCACGGTGGTGTTCACCCATGCAATGGGCAGCAAATCCTTGGATTTGGCATCCCTTACGCTCGCCATCACGGAGGCAATGCGGGCATCGGGGACATAACCCAACCTTTGGGCGATGCGAAGAATCCGTTCCCGGGTCGCCTTACTGACGCCATGTCGGTTCTGCAAGGCATCGCTCACGGTGGTTTTCGAAATTCCCGCCGCACAGGCAATATCATGTAAACTCACTCTTGAAGATTGCTTTTTCACCAGGCGCAACTATTACAAAAATTGAAATAAAAAGAAATATTTTGATGGAGCCATTACCAGCCAAGCCGTATGAATGGACCCGCTGGAATCCCAAAACTACCTCTTCCGCCAAGACGCTGAGGATCATTCTTCGAGACGATTGACACACCGGCTGATACCAGTCTTCAGCAAGTCTTCGCCGAAGTTCAGCAGCTAGTGGTCTGTTTTCCGTGAAATGACGGGTTGGCCGCTTGGGATTTGCGCTGCTGGCAAGACGCGAGCGCAGGCCCCTATCTGGACGATACGGGACAAGCGAGCAACACAGCCAGCGGTGCAAAGAACAGCGGCCCGGAGGGTTGCGCGGAAAACAGACCACTAGCCCGGATGTTTCACACGCTTCTGAAAACCTCAGCAAAGTGTCCTGCTCCAAAGTGTGGCAGGAACTGGGGTGCAGGAACATCCGGGTTACAAGCAAAACCGCCTGAATGGGTATTTTGTTTTGATTTTTGAATTGGAACTGCCTTATTTGGAGGCGGTTTTGCAATAGCCTGCATATGCCCAACTCGTATCTTTCCGCTGTTACGTCCCGGCGCTAACAGGTTGACCATTGAAATGAGTATGAAATATGCAGGCTAGCCCAGCTTGCATCCAATCAAGCACACATGAAGCTTCGCAACCTTACGGATGGAATCTCTTCACATTACTCGCCCGAAACCTGCCGAAACGTATCCGCCTCTGGGGATGCTTTTCCTCATGACGATTTCGGCGATGATTTTTCCGTGGGGAAATAGACGGTATAAGGCTCGTCCTTGATGTCATACAGGGGTTTGAAATGCAGCCCGCGCTCCTGGCCTTTCAACCGGAATGTGTCTTTCCATTCGCCCCACTGGCGCTCGTTCTCGGGTACTAGAAAAGCCGACGGATGCGCCGGGTCGATTCGGATGCGGCGCTCTTCGTCCGTCAGGCCGGCAAGCACAACGGGGCCTTCCACAAACGCCACGGTTTCCGGTTCATCCGGAATGGGACTGAGAGTGATTTGCCTCGGAAACACAACCGTGAACTCCGCATGGTTCCAGACACGCCGGATTTCAAAAAATCCCTGCTTATTGGGCTTGATCGGAGATTCCTTGCCGTTCTCTTTCAAAAGGGCTTGCGACGCGATCCAGCCCG encodes:
- a CDS encoding family 16 glycosylhydrolase, translated to MKIRTTLIQTCILAILALAAFFTPVANVQAQSDIDLTGYTLSFADEFNSVSVTSNSPKGSTTWYYWPPYGSSGGYSDSVWDTAAFTANGGILTDKAWINTNDVASRTSWTGWEGFRFTTGGSPVVINSVGRWVISGNSQSHVVKLIDASNGVDVPNGSASVNTAGQPAGAFAYANLTTPVTLAANHDYFLMTYETAGGDAEYDCGYPQIITTSAIINRDAVWYDGNFHDLDFLTFGPVGMKSGSTELVTVTALGKWHSGNLSSVDTTRAGFSQQYGYFEIRCKMPDSASGAWPGFWLGTTNWGTGSKGVEVDIFEWYGVSHDDSPGLIAENTHNWNADGSQSEPPTALHSAQTPMPDGSKPWQAYHIYGCKVAPDYFTWYIDGVQVNQIPTPTAYVTAPFYVMIDYALGGGWPLKGMVNNSTFLVDWVRVYSLPTSSAATLTHKYTFNAGNFNDSVGTANGTLNGSASISGGALQLSGGSNGTAYGSLPTSVLSGLTSASFEGWFTESAIANWEKVFFPGNTDTSSFLGLTSSEGNDGHGRVDFLATGSSQQVAVGPLVSTGTKYYFACVYDAAGNTQSLYIAPVGGSLGSPVTTSLGGKNVSNINFVEFWLGRSPFGGDQDFAGSIDEF
- a CDS encoding PEP-CTERM sorting domain-containing protein, translating into MSALLMGCAFFSAYTLSAQIVDNFSVSHDYTGGNVAGTIWTGAYAVTGDTNGTTVTSSTNINSTFNTTANPGQLTITDVGGHFEGNQNTAHLLYMSVTGDFTATVNLVSNTTLNYSCAGLMAADPTLLTGVNVPANANYFWLGEQQANHNYVRSVVGGSQSDQNPSGSVAPGASNYLEITRVGSVFTAYLSSDGGSTYTQFGNSVTRADLPATLDVGLAEGGYNDGNLNPGTAVFDNFSLTTVPEPSAYAMLLGGLGLLIVLRRFSARKA
- a CDS encoding LacI family DNA-binding transcriptional regulator, with the protein product MSLHDIACAAGISKTTVSDALQNRHGVSKATRERILRIAQRLGYVPDARIASVMASVRDAKSKDLLPIAWVNTTVEMDSWHKYKFMSPYLAGARERATQLGYYLEELWLQEPGMNMARMSRIIDQRGIEGVILTPPVRHFRLNWDHLAGVSFGGDMLVPSLHRVMGDTFYHLLLALKMVKRCGYRRIGVCLSEYMDRSSSRSIRAAAHYFQTMTPKLDKIPPLFYPGENEMHWPLSKKQIAVWLSRYKPDVIACHSNRIVACVEEAGYRVPEDVGVVHLATDDDVSDWAGIFSNRREIGATTVELIVSLMHSRQFGIPKVAKNTAIRGSWHPGRTLLIPKPDH